From Oscillospiraceae bacterium CM, a single genomic window includes:
- a CDS encoding energy-coupling factor transporter ATPase produces MAPIIKTEKLSHIYSIGTPFEHVAIRDIDFEAERGEYLGIIGHTGSGKSTFIQHLNGLLKPTAGRVFFDGQDIHAAKERTRTVRFKVGLVFQYPEYQLFEETVYKDIAFGPGNMGVSERDIDERVREAAGFVGLSESLLEKSPFELSGGQKRRAAIAGVIAMLPEVLILDEPTAGLDPRGRDEIIANIRQYQRSTNATVIMVTHSMEDIARTVDRLVVFDSGTIALKGTPADVFSKSDQLTGMGLTVPKAAMVAARLRALGVPLERDIYTVDRLKRALSVLKGGQPDA; encoded by the coding sequence TTGGCACCAATCATTAAAACGGAAAAACTGTCCCACATCTACAGCATCGGCACGCCGTTTGAGCATGTGGCGATTCGGGATATTGATTTTGAAGCCGAACGCGGTGAGTATCTCGGCATTATTGGCCACACCGGCTCTGGGAAATCGACGTTTATACAGCATTTAAACGGCCTATTAAAGCCGACGGCAGGCCGCGTTTTTTTCGATGGGCAGGATATTCATGCCGCGAAGGAGAGAACGCGCACCGTCCGTTTTAAGGTTGGCCTTGTCTTTCAATATCCGGAATACCAGCTGTTTGAAGAGACAGTTTATAAAGACATCGCGTTCGGCCCCGGCAATATGGGCGTATCCGAGCGGGACATTGATGAGCGCGTCCGCGAGGCGGCCGGGTTCGTCGGGCTCTCAGAGAGCCTCCTTGAGAAATCGCCTTTTGAGCTCTCCGGCGGGCAGAAACGGCGTGCCGCTATCGCGGGCGTTATAGCCATGCTGCCGGAGGTGCTGATCCTCGATGAGCCGACGGCGGGGCTAGACCCGCGCGGCCGGGATGAAATTATTGCAAATATCCGCCAGTATCAACGATCGACAAACGCCACTGTCATCATGGTTACCCACAGTATGGAGGATATTGCGCGCACCGTTGACAGGCTTGTCGTTTTTGACAGCGGCACCATTGCCCTCAAGGGAACGCCCGCCGATGTGTTTTCGAAGAGCGATCAGCTTACCGGGATGGGCCTCACCGTTCCGAAAGCCGCGATGGTGGCGGCGCGGCTGCGCGCACTCGGCGTGCCGCTCGAACGCGATATCTACACGGTTGACCGGCTTAAAAGAGCCCTCTCGGTACTGAAGGGAGGGCAGCCGGATGCTTAA